Proteins from a genomic interval of Arachis hypogaea cultivar Tifrunner chromosome 10, arahy.Tifrunner.gnm2.J5K5, whole genome shotgun sequence:
- the LOC112716552 gene encoding agamous-like MADS-box protein AP1 has protein sequence MGRGKVELKQIENKIRRQVTFSKRKTGLKKKAHEISLLCDAQLAFIIFNTTGKLSHFSSHSSVENILERYERHVNALKINGGESGSQGNYALECLNTTANTEDSGR, from the exons ATGGGAAGAGGGAAGGTGGAGTTGAAGCAGATAGAGAACAAGATCAGGCGTCAAGTAACGTTCTCGAAACGGAAAACGGGGCTGAAGAAGAAAGCGCATGAAATCTCCCTTCTCTGTGATGCTCAACTTgcattcattatcttcaacaccACAGGCAAACTCTCTCACTTTTCATCTCATTCCAG CGTGGAAAACATCCTTGAACGATATGAGAGACATGTTAATGCATTGAAAATCAATGGAGGTGAAAGTGGATCACAG GGAAACTATGCATTGGAATGTTTGAACACTACAGCAAATACGGAGGATAGCGGCCGTTGA